From the genome of Candidatus Eisenbacteria bacterium, one region includes:
- a CDS encoding alpha/beta hydrolase-fold protein, with the protein MKQNARWYSERLGEEVSVVRWGTYGMPVLLFPTAGGDAEEIERFHVIGALKPLLDSGAIKVYSCDSVAGQRLVSGQGTVADRCRMQDRFHEFVRHEIVPAIRTDCRSPEIEIVTAGSSIGAFHALAVLCRYPDVFAQAICLSGTYDLTRFLKGEPTADFYRASPLHFLPGLEGPHLDAIRRRFVILASGEGRAEAIGESWHAAHVLGSKGIPNRVDSWGAEWHHDWPTWRAMLPQYLGAAVASAVPRGTAAAGDHPGS; encoded by the coding sequence GTGAAGCAGAACGCGCGCTGGTACTCCGAACGGCTCGGCGAGGAGGTCTCGGTCGTACGCTGGGGCACCTATGGAATGCCCGTGCTCCTCTTCCCCACCGCCGGCGGGGACGCGGAGGAGATCGAGCGCTTCCACGTGATCGGCGCGCTGAAGCCGCTCCTCGACTCCGGAGCGATCAAGGTCTACTCCTGCGACAGCGTCGCGGGGCAGCGGCTCGTGTCGGGCCAGGGCACCGTCGCGGACCGGTGCCGCATGCAGGACCGCTTCCACGAGTTCGTGCGGCACGAGATCGTGCCCGCGATCCGCACGGACTGCCGCTCGCCGGAGATCGAGATCGTGACGGCGGGCTCGTCGATCGGCGCCTTTCACGCGCTCGCGGTGCTCTGCCGCTATCCGGACGTCTTCGCGCAGGCGATCTGCCTGAGCGGAACCTACGACCTGACGAGATTCCTGAAGGGCGAGCCGACCGCGGACTTCTATCGCGCGTCGCCGCTCCACTTCCTCCCCGGGCTCGAGGGCCCGCACCTGGACGCGATCCGGCGCCGCTTCGTGATCCTCGCCTCGGGCGAGGGGCGCGCCGAGGCGATCGGCGAGTCGTGGCACGCGGCGCACGTGCTCGGCTCGAAGGGCATTCCGAACCGCGTCGACTCCTGGGGCGCGGAGTGGCACCACGACTGGCCGACCTGGCGCGCGATGCTCCCGCAGTACCTCGGCGCCGCGGTCGCCTCCGCCGTGCCGCGCGGCACCGCGGCG